One Streptomyces sp. NBC_01237 genomic region harbors:
- the treY gene encoding malto-oligosyltrehalose synthase, which yields MTPTATYRLQLQPDFPFSAAEDAVPYLAALGVSHLHLSPVLEAVPGSRHGYDVVDHSRVRAELGGEEGLRRLAATAREHGLGLILDIVPNHMAAAPRHNRALWEVLREGPASPYARWFDIDWTAHGGKVLLPVLAGRIGDELAGFSVDGDVLRHGEQEFPLREGTAALALPELLDAQHYRLGWWRLARTELNYRRFFTVSELIGVRVEHPEVFDATHAKVLELLREGVLDGLRVDHPDGLADPAAYLERLHRATDGRWTVVEKILTGTEPLPAGWAVAGTTGYDALHRIDGLFTDPAGAAELLGRYRDFAGPPEDRGGYWKATVRRAAYRVVTHELAAETAWLTRLAVGVCAADPALRDHAPWALRAAVRELLVRIPVYRPYVTAGGQLTEVAASALPDEAVRDAKAAFSVPQEAAAVDVVRALALGRLGEGAEQAAFCARFAQTASALHAKSVEDTAFYRYVPLISATEVGGDPGRPAVAPEKFHAFCARLARDWPSTGTVLTTHDTKRSADVRARIAVLSECPERWSSLVAQLTRATAVAAPDPQLAWQAWQSSYGCAVLPAGEMAGRLEPALLKAVREAGLVTSWTEPDPGYERAVTDFVAAGPGSATGAARTLVTRFARALGPFVRANVLGAALVHLTMPGVPDLYQGTEREYIALVDPDNRRPFRRPGGVVDAAGSTADGTDVSDEKAALTVAALGLRRARPEVFGESGTYAPLVARGSAAGHCVAFCRSGEVVTAVTRLSLRLAEEGGWRGTVLALPDAGPWQDVLSPGREFSGSTVAVDELFAERPVALLRRAVREGTSDRG from the coding sequence ATGACGCCCACCGCCACGTACCGGCTCCAGCTCCAGCCGGACTTCCCCTTCTCGGCCGCCGAAGACGCGGTGCCGTATCTCGCCGCGCTCGGTGTCTCCCATCTGCATCTGTCGCCCGTCCTGGAGGCCGTCCCCGGTTCCCGGCACGGCTACGACGTCGTCGACCACAGCCGGGTCCGGGCCGAGCTGGGCGGTGAGGAGGGGCTGCGGCGGCTCGCCGCCACGGCCCGGGAGCACGGGCTCGGGCTGATCCTGGACATCGTGCCCAACCACATGGCCGCCGCGCCCCGCCACAACCGGGCGCTGTGGGAGGTCCTGCGCGAGGGCCCGGCGTCCCCGTACGCCCGCTGGTTCGACATCGACTGGACGGCGCACGGCGGCAAGGTGCTGCTGCCGGTCCTCGCCGGGCGCATCGGCGACGAGCTCGCCGGGTTCTCGGTCGACGGGGACGTGCTGCGCCACGGCGAGCAGGAGTTCCCGCTGCGCGAGGGCACGGCCGCGCTGGCGCTGCCCGAACTCCTGGACGCCCAGCACTACCGGCTCGGCTGGTGGCGGCTGGCCCGTACCGAGCTGAACTACCGGCGCTTCTTCACCGTGTCCGAGCTGATCGGGGTCCGCGTCGAGCACCCCGAGGTCTTCGACGCCACCCACGCCAAGGTGCTCGAACTGCTCCGGGAGGGCGTGCTCGACGGGCTGCGCGTCGACCACCCGGACGGACTCGCCGACCCGGCGGCCTATCTGGAACGGCTCCACCGGGCCACCGACGGCCGGTGGACGGTGGTGGAGAAGATCCTCACCGGCACCGAGCCGCTGCCCGCGGGCTGGGCGGTCGCCGGGACGACGGGGTACGACGCGCTGCACCGGATCGACGGACTGTTCACCGACCCGGCCGGTGCCGCGGAGCTGCTCGGCCGCTACCGGGACTTCGCGGGCCCGCCGGAGGACCGGGGCGGCTACTGGAAGGCCACCGTGCGCCGTGCCGCGTACCGCGTGGTGACCCATGAACTGGCCGCCGAGACCGCCTGGCTGACCCGGCTGGCGGTCGGGGTCTGCGCCGCGGACCCCGCGCTGCGCGACCACGCCCCGTGGGCGCTGCGCGCCGCCGTACGCGAACTGCTGGTCCGGATCCCGGTCTACCGCCCGTACGTCACCGCGGGCGGGCAGCTCACGGAGGTCGCCGCGTCGGCCCTTCCGGACGAGGCGGTCCGGGACGCGAAGGCCGCCTTCTCCGTGCCGCAGGAGGCGGCGGCCGTCGACGTGGTGCGGGCTCTGGCGCTGGGGCGGCTCGGCGAGGGGGCGGAACAGGCGGCGTTCTGCGCCAGGTTCGCGCAGACGGCGTCGGCGCTGCACGCCAAGTCGGTCGAGGACACCGCGTTCTACCGCTATGTCCCGCTGATCTCCGCGACCGAGGTGGGCGGCGATCCGGGGCGGCCCGCCGTGGCGCCGGAGAAGTTCCACGCGTTCTGCGCACGGCTGGCCCGGGACTGGCCCTCCACCGGCACGGTGCTGACCACGCACGACACCAAGCGCAGCGCCGACGTACGGGCCAGGATCGCGGTGCTCTCGGAGTGCCCGGAGCGATGGTCCTCGCTGGTGGCACAGTTGACGCGGGCGACGGCGGTGGCGGCGCCCGACCCCCAGCTGGCCTGGCAGGCATGGCAGTCGTCGTACGGCTGCGCGGTGCTGCCGGCCGGGGAGATGGCGGGGCGGCTGGAGCCGGCGCTGCTCAAGGCCGTGCGCGAGGCGGGACTCGTCACGAGCTGGACCGAGCCGGATCCGGGGTACGAACGGGCCGTGACGGACTTCGTCGCGGCCGGTCCGGGCAGCGCCACCGGGGCGGCGCGGACGCTGGTGACCCGGTTCGCGCGCGCGCTCGGCCCGTTCGTGCGGGCCAATGTGCTGGGGGCGGCGCTGGTGCATCTGACGATGCCGGGGGTGCCCGATCTGTACCAGGGCACCGAGCGCGAGTACATCGCGCTGGTCGACCCGGACAACCGGCGGCCGTTCCGGCGCCCCGGCGGTGTCGTGGACGCCGCCGGCAGCACCGCCGACGGCACGGACGTCTCCGACGAGAAGGCGGCGCTCACGGTGGCGGCGCTGGGGCTGCGGCGGGCGCGGCCGGAGGTGTTCGGGGAGTCGGGGACGTACGCCCCGCTGGTCGCGCGCGGTTCGGCGGCCGGGCACTGTGTGGCGTTCTGCCGGTCGGGCGAGGTGGTCACGGCGGTGACCCGGCTGTCGCTGCGGCTGGCGGAGGAGGGTGGCTGGCGGGGGACGGTGCTGGCCCTGCCGGACGCGGGTCCTTGGCAGGACGTCCTGTCGCCGGGCCGGGAGTTCTCCGGCTCCACGGTCGCGGTGGACGAGCTGTTCGCCGAGCGGCCGGTGGCGCTGCTCAGGAGGGCCGTACGAGAAGGGACCTCGGACCGCGGGTGA
- a CDS encoding SAV2148 family HEPN domain-containing protein, with the protein MSSGGFELPPGDAGHEGEATDAQPGAVSLAQPLEIGAELDWGADAWSEVRTRAQRAGRAYIWLNLVEQRLRAVVAAVLRPIYEPVHGEDWVVAAAGPAGQEWVQRAVAVREVSRRKGYLLDPADDNVLSFLTLPQLRELMVQHWPCFEPYFDDRRDVELALDELEVARNVVSRNRALNEAVLAQAERASARLLEILGSGAAVPSADRLPVDAVEELVGDRYADVVSVHPDRVRLQRQLPAEDLFGGARRLDAIGIGLNLLVQNFSGRRLVRLAESGCRVRLLFINPASSAVKRRERELGLKKGELSRSVEMNILHMRRVRSKLRDPGAFQIQVFDETPRFTAYLVDGDGPDAVGVVQTYLRRARGMEAPVLVLRGGGRSVVRVGQDSEHGLFETYREEFESVWTDSRPVS; encoded by the coding sequence GTGAGCTCGGGAGGGTTCGAGCTGCCCCCAGGTGACGCAGGTCACGAGGGGGAAGCGACCGATGCCCAGCCCGGGGCGGTGTCCCTCGCACAGCCTCTGGAGATCGGCGCCGAACTCGACTGGGGAGCCGACGCCTGGAGCGAGGTGCGCACCCGTGCGCAGCGGGCCGGGCGGGCCTATATCTGGCTGAATCTCGTGGAACAGCGGCTGCGGGCCGTCGTCGCCGCGGTGCTCCGGCCCATCTACGAACCGGTGCACGGCGAGGACTGGGTGGTGGCCGCGGCCGGACCCGCCGGACAGGAGTGGGTGCAGCGCGCCGTCGCCGTCCGCGAGGTCTCGCGCCGCAAGGGCTATCTGCTCGACCCGGCCGACGACAACGTCCTCAGCTTCCTCACCCTGCCCCAGCTGCGCGAGCTGATGGTCCAGCACTGGCCCTGTTTCGAGCCGTATTTCGACGACCGGCGCGATGTCGAGCTGGCCCTGGACGAGCTGGAGGTGGCCCGCAATGTGGTCTCCCGCAACCGCGCGCTGAACGAGGCGGTCCTCGCCCAGGCGGAGCGGGCCTCCGCGCGGCTCCTGGAGATCCTCGGCAGCGGGGCCGCGGTCCCGTCCGCCGACCGGCTGCCCGTCGACGCCGTCGAGGAACTGGTCGGCGACCGGTACGCCGATGTGGTCTCCGTCCACCCCGACCGGGTGCGGCTCCAGCGCCAGCTGCCCGCCGAGGACCTCTTCGGCGGGGCGCGGCGCCTGGACGCCATCGGCATAGGGCTCAACCTGCTGGTGCAGAACTTCTCCGGCCGCAGGCTGGTCCGGCTCGCCGAATCGGGCTGCCGGGTCCGGCTGCTCTTCATCAACCCGGCCAGCAGTGCGGTCAAACGCCGGGAGCGGGAACTGGGCCTGAAGAAGGGCGAGCTGAGCCGCTCGGTGGAGATGAACATCCTCCATATGCGCCGGGTGCGCTCCAAGCTCCGCGACCCGGGCGCCTTCCAGATCCAGGTCTTCGACGAGACCCCGCGCTTCACCGCCTACCTGGTGGACGGCGACGGGCCGGACGCGGTCGGGGTCGTCCAGACCTACCTGCGGCGGGCCCGCGGGATGGAGGCGCCCGTGCTCGTCCTGCGCGGCGGCGGGCGCTCGGTGGTCCGGGTGGGGCAGGACAGTGAGCACGGACTGTTCGAGACCTACCGTGAGGAGTTCGAGTCCGTCTGGACGGACTCGCGGCCGGTCTCCTGA
- the glgX gene encoding glycogen debranching protein GlgX, which produces MQVWPGQAYPLGATYDGAGTNFAVFSEAADRIELCLLHDDGSETAVELRETDAFVRHAYLPGVMPGQRYGFRVHGPYEPQRGQRCNSAKLLLDPYARAVAGKIAWGEEVYGYPFGRPDARNDLDSAPHTMSSVVVNPYFDWGDDRRPRTDYHRTVIYEAHVKGLTMLHPGLPEELRGTYAGLAHPEVIAHLTELGVTAIELMPVHQFVQDHRLADAGLANYWGYNTIGFFAPHNAYASWGDRGEQVLEFKQAVRALHQAGIEVILDVVYNHTAEGNHLGPTLSFRGLDNASYYRLTDDQRYYMDTTGTGNSLLMRSPHVLQMIMDSLRYWVTEMHVDGFRFDLAATLARQFHEVDRLSSFFDLVQQDPVVSQVKLIAEPWDVGEGGYQVGNFPPLWTEWNGKYRDTVRDLWRGEPRTLAEFAGRLTGSSDLYQDDGRRPLASINFTTCHDGFTLHDLVSYNDKRNEANGEGNRDGESHNRSWNCGAEGDSDDPEVLELRLRQMRNFIATLMLSQGVPMLSHGDEFARTQRGNNNAYCQDNELSWVHWPDPGGAGSDEGGEGAGRTGDGLLEFTRAMVWLRRDHPVFRRRRFFHGRPVEGTHDELSDIAWFTPEGAEMTQRDWQAAHAKAMAVFLNGHAISEPGPRGERISDDSFLLMFNAGADTLDFTVPVNHGRQWQVMVDTARTDGVPPGTGPKVSAGGRVTLIGRSLTVLKRLA; this is translated from the coding sequence ATGCAGGTCTGGCCGGGACAGGCGTATCCGCTCGGCGCCACGTACGACGGCGCCGGGACCAACTTCGCGGTCTTCTCCGAGGCCGCCGACCGAATCGAGTTGTGCCTGCTGCACGACGACGGTTCCGAGACGGCGGTGGAACTGCGCGAGACCGACGCCTTTGTCCGCCATGCCTATCTGCCCGGGGTGATGCCGGGACAGCGCTACGGCTTCAGGGTGCACGGGCCGTACGAGCCGCAGCGCGGGCAGCGGTGCAATTCGGCGAAGCTGCTGCTCGATCCGTACGCGCGGGCCGTCGCCGGGAAGATCGCGTGGGGCGAGGAGGTGTACGGGTATCCGTTCGGCCGGCCCGACGCGCGCAACGACCTCGACTCGGCGCCGCACACCATGAGCTCGGTCGTGGTCAATCCGTACTTCGACTGGGGCGACGACCGGCGGCCCCGTACGGACTACCACCGCACGGTGATCTACGAGGCCCATGTGAAGGGGCTGACGATGCTCCATCCGGGGCTGCCCGAGGAGCTGCGCGGTACGTACGCGGGGCTGGCGCACCCGGAGGTGATCGCCCATCTGACGGAACTGGGGGTCACCGCGATCGAGCTGATGCCCGTTCACCAGTTCGTCCAGGACCACCGGCTGGCGGACGCGGGGCTGGCCAACTACTGGGGGTACAACACCATCGGCTTCTTCGCCCCGCACAACGCGTACGCCTCCTGGGGCGACCGCGGTGAGCAGGTGCTGGAGTTCAAGCAGGCCGTACGGGCGCTGCATCAGGCGGGTATCGAGGTCATCCTCGACGTGGTCTACAACCACACGGCCGAGGGGAACCACCTCGGTCCGACGCTCTCCTTCCGGGGCCTCGACAACGCGTCGTACTACCGCCTCACGGACGATCAGCGGTACTACATGGACACCACGGGGACCGGGAACTCCCTGCTGATGAGGTCCCCGCACGTGCTCCAGATGATCATGGACTCGCTGCGGTACTGGGTGACCGAGATGCATGTGGACGGGTTCCGGTTCGATCTGGCGGCGACCCTGGCACGGCAGTTCCACGAGGTCGACCGGCTGTCGTCGTTCTTCGACCTGGTGCAGCAGGACCCCGTGGTCAGCCAGGTGAAGCTGATCGCGGAGCCGTGGGACGTCGGTGAGGGCGGCTACCAGGTGGGGAACTTCCCGCCGCTGTGGACCGAGTGGAACGGCAAGTACCGCGACACGGTGCGGGATCTGTGGCGGGGCGAGCCGCGCACCCTGGCGGAGTTCGCGGGGCGGCTCACGGGCTCGTCGGACCTCTATCAGGACGACGGGCGGCGGCCGCTCGCCTCGATCAACTTCACCACCTGCCACGACGGGTTCACGCTGCACGACCTGGTCTCGTACAACGACAAGCGGAACGAGGCGAACGGCGAGGGCAACCGGGACGGCGAGAGCCACAACCGGTCCTGGAACTGCGGCGCGGAGGGCGACAGCGACGATCCGGAGGTTCTGGAGCTCCGTCTGCGGCAGATGCGGAACTTCATCGCCACGCTGATGCTGTCGCAGGGCGTGCCGATGCTGAGCCATGGGGACGAGTTCGCCCGTACCCAGCGGGGCAACAACAACGCGTACTGCCAGGACAACGAACTGTCCTGGGTGCACTGGCCCGATCCCGGCGGTGCCGGCTCCGACGAAGGCGGGGAGGGCGCGGGGCGGACCGGCGACGGGCTCCTGGAGTTCACCCGGGCCATGGTGTGGCTGCGCCGCGACCACCCGGTCTTCCGCCGCCGCCGGTTCTTCCACGGACGGCCGGTGGAAGGCACCCACGACGAACTCTCCGACATCGCCTGGTTCACCCCCGAGGGCGCGGAGATGACGCAGCGGGACTGGCAGGCGGCGCACGCCAAGGCCATGGCGGTCTTCCTGAACGGCCACGCGATCTCGGAGCCGGGGCCGCGGGGCGAGCGCATCTCCGACGACTCGTTCCTGCTGATGTTCAACGCGGGCGCCGACACCCTGGACTTCACCGTTCCGGTGAACCACGGGCGGCAGTGGCAGGTGATGGTCGACACCGCGCGTACGGACGGTGTGCCGCCCGGTACCGGGCCGAAGGTGTCGGCGGGTGGGCGGGTGACGCTGATCGGGCGGAGTCTGACGGTGCTGAAACGCCTGGCGTGA